In the genome of Drosophila pseudoobscura strain MV-25-SWS-2005 chromosome 3, UCI_Dpse_MV25, whole genome shotgun sequence, one region contains:
- the Naus gene encoding uncharacterized protein CG10915 isoform X1, with protein sequence MEQNSNSSSETFAEESSGGTARFVGQIPTQIDPDSDSNFGMDNCSGSASGSDTVSATHEFQTMKPGPGGVQKQPPCSSSNGRTRSELPHSELVKMLYYLEGELQARDVCIAALRNERVKQLITQLRTKRVQPNDPYAAIFRDKIAMNGNLISRESSTQAAQAEMEVRQIIEQQMEQQYQMVSKQRATHFRMVNILTESLENNQRMLQELEEEKAKHEHDTAQGDDITYGLEMERSKLKQDLENERTQVARMEKELQRLQETLEYERNRQKQIVLLLIAERKKILMKYIEEGKRSEDLAQILAEEKQRSDTIAEGLEEESKKSLRMEEEMEKQAQSMEIERKAIMAKLAKEELRVKEMEQELNGLRVEHEALKKQQLQQQQQLAGSSSTVAATKARQFSDDACATPPMANIAKIVQPTATVSSMPVSGPQTGIARSIAPGQNIRSAGIATVPTGTATAPTVINHTSTNNSSGTTSITAGVTSSVDGGASAASVSATVAVPPSPSPAKMQPTATIQRAPGGKYAALAAAAALDQTATLPHPHPVPIAVPPVTVPPAGARGAPPPIPTKPIVPPKREPSLSRLGSITSGSAIASVTAAVPATAVPPVPSSTSVAAAAGAGTAKHN encoded by the exons ATGGAGCAAAACTCCAACAGCAGTTCGGAGACATTCGCAGAGGAGAGCAGTGGGGGCACAGCCCGATTTGTGGGCCAGATTCCGACCCAGATCGATCCAGATTCCGACTCCAACTTCGGGATGGATAACTGTTCCGGGTCCGCATCTGGCAGCGACACAGTGAGCGCCACACACGAGTTTCAGACCATGAAACCGGGCCCAGGAGGAGTGCAGAAGCAGCCGCCGTGTTCCAGCAGTAACGGGCGAACTCGCTCCGAGCTGCCGCACAGCGAGCTGGTGAAGATGCTCTACTATCTGGAGGGCGAGCTGCAGGCTCGGGATGTGTGCATTGCCGCCTTGCGCAACGAGCGGGTGAAGCAACTTATCACCCAGTTGCGCACCAAACGGGTGCAGCCCAATGATCCATATGCGGCTATATTCCGCGATAAGATCGCTATGAATGGGAATCTTATTTCGCGGGAATCTTCCACGCAGGCGGCGCAAGCAGAGATGGAGGTGCGGCAGATAATCGAGCAGCAAATGGAGCAGCAGTACCAAATGGTCAGTAAGCAGAGGGCCACGCATTTCCGCATGGTCAACATACTCACCGAATCCCTGGAGAACAATCAGCGCATGCTGCAGGAACTTGAAGAGGAGAAAGCCAAGCACGAGCATGATACGGCCCAGGGCGATGATATCACCTATGGCCTGGAAATGGAGCGCTCGAAGCTAAAGCAGGATCTTGAGAATGAGCGGACCCAGGTGGCCAGAATGGAGAAGGAATTGCAGAGGCTTCAAGAGACCCTCGAGTACGAGCGCAATCGACAGAAGCAGATTGTCCTCCTCCTGATAGCCGAGCGAAAGAAGATTCTGATGAAGTACATTGAAGAGG GCAAGCGTTCTGAGGATTTGGCCCAAATCTTGGCCGAGGAGAAGCAGCGGTCGGATACCATCGCTGAGGGCCTTGAGGAGGAAAGCAAAAAGTCGCTACGCATGGAAGAGGAGATGGAAAAGCAAGCGCAGTCAATGGAGATCGAACGCAAGGCGATAATGGCCAAGCTGGCCAAAGAGGAGCTTCG AGTCAAAGAGATGGAGCAGGAGCTCAACGGCCTGCGTGTCGAGCACGAGGCTTTGAAGaagcagcaactgcaacagcagcaacaactggcAGGTAGCAGCTCAACGGTGGCTGCCACCAAGGCGCGTCAGTTCAGCG ACGACGCTTGTGCCACACCACCAATGGCAAACATCGCCAAAATTGTGCAGCCAACCGCCACAGTAAGCAGCATGCCGGTGTCGGGCCCTCAAACCGGAATAGCCCGTTCCATAGCGCCTGGACAGAATATACGCAGCGCTGGGATAGCCACGGTCCCCACGGGAACGGCCACAGCACCCACAGTCATCAACCACACCAGCACCAATAACAGCAGTGGAACCACTAGCATTACAGCTGGCGTCACATCATCGGTGGATGGAGGAGCGAGTGCGGCTAGTGTGAGCGCTACTGTGGCGGTGCCACCTTCTCCCTCGCCGGCGAAAATGCAGCCCACGGCCACTATTCAACGGGCCCCAGGTGGCAAGTATGCTGCACTGGCTGCAGCGGCTGCTCTCGACCAGACGGCCACACTACCGCATCCACATCCTGTTCCCATTGCAGTGCCCCCAGTGACGGTGCCACCAGCGGGCGCTCGCGGGGCACCGCCACCCATACCGACCAAGCCAATTGTACCGCCCAAGCGGGagccctctctctcccgcCTGGGCTCCATAACAAGCGGCAGTGCCATAGCATCGGTCACGGCTGCGGTGCCAGCAACTGCAGTCCCGCCCGTTCCATCTTCGACGAGCGTGGCAGCggctgctggagctggcacAGCAAAGCATAATTAA
- the Naus gene encoding uncharacterized protein CG10915 isoform X2, translating to MEQNSNSSSETFAEESSGGTARFVGQIPTQIDPDSDSNFGMDNCSGSASGSDTVSATHEFQTMKPGPGGVQKQPPCSSSNGRTRSELPHSELVKMLYYLEGELQARDVCIAALRNERVKQLITQLRTKRVQPNDPYAAIFRDKIAMNGNLISRESSTQAAQAEMEVRQIIEQQMEQQYQMVSKQRATHFRMVNILTESLENNQRMLQELEEEKAKHEHDTAQGDDITYGLEMERSKLKQDLENERTQVARMEKELQRLQETLEYERNRQKQIVLLLIAERKKILMKYIEEGKRSEDLAQILAEEKQRSDTIAEGLEEESKKSLRMEEEMEKQAQSMEIERKAIMAKLAKEELRVKEMEQELNGLRVEHEALKKQQLQQQQQLAGSSSTVAATKARQFSAEIFC from the exons ATGGAGCAAAACTCCAACAGCAGTTCGGAGACATTCGCAGAGGAGAGCAGTGGGGGCACAGCCCGATTTGTGGGCCAGATTCCGACCCAGATCGATCCAGATTCCGACTCCAACTTCGGGATGGATAACTGTTCCGGGTCCGCATCTGGCAGCGACACAGTGAGCGCCACACACGAGTTTCAGACCATGAAACCGGGCCCAGGAGGAGTGCAGAAGCAGCCGCCGTGTTCCAGCAGTAACGGGCGAACTCGCTCCGAGCTGCCGCACAGCGAGCTGGTGAAGATGCTCTACTATCTGGAGGGCGAGCTGCAGGCTCGGGATGTGTGCATTGCCGCCTTGCGCAACGAGCGGGTGAAGCAACTTATCACCCAGTTGCGCACCAAACGGGTGCAGCCCAATGATCCATATGCGGCTATATTCCGCGATAAGATCGCTATGAATGGGAATCTTATTTCGCGGGAATCTTCCACGCAGGCGGCGCAAGCAGAGATGGAGGTGCGGCAGATAATCGAGCAGCAAATGGAGCAGCAGTACCAAATGGTCAGTAAGCAGAGGGCCACGCATTTCCGCATGGTCAACATACTCACCGAATCCCTGGAGAACAATCAGCGCATGCTGCAGGAACTTGAAGAGGAGAAAGCCAAGCACGAGCATGATACGGCCCAGGGCGATGATATCACCTATGGCCTGGAAATGGAGCGCTCGAAGCTAAAGCAGGATCTTGAGAATGAGCGGACCCAGGTGGCCAGAATGGAGAAGGAATTGCAGAGGCTTCAAGAGACCCTCGAGTACGAGCGCAATCGACAGAAGCAGATTGTCCTCCTCCTGATAGCCGAGCGAAAGAAGATTCTGATGAAGTACATTGAAGAGG GCAAGCGTTCTGAGGATTTGGCCCAAATCTTGGCCGAGGAGAAGCAGCGGTCGGATACCATCGCTGAGGGCCTTGAGGAGGAAAGCAAAAAGTCGCTACGCATGGAAGAGGAGATGGAAAAGCAAGCGCAGTCAATGGAGATCGAACGCAAGGCGATAATGGCCAAGCTGGCCAAAGAGGAGCTTCG AGTCAAAGAGATGGAGCAGGAGCTCAACGGCCTGCGTGTCGAGCACGAGGCTTTGAAGaagcagcaactgcaacagcagcaacaactggcAGGTAGCAGCTCAACGGTGGCTGCCACCAAGGCGCGTCAGTTCAGCG CTGAAATATTTTGTTAG
- the Nup75 gene encoding nuclear pore complex protein Nup75 isoform X1, which translates to MNDNTVSTFELGDALATRFGNTLTGVFVPGSKIALSAYRHVKWNSRDVPSETAGQDPVLIYLAQETTLFDEPVLRSLLAESNITFATLQELGQRAPRAEYLRISHMYRSVVRASLERLEHAKKSPEVQMDEERQQRISETVIVFYAAECLWHLFEILYMQQSQLIVPQLLDWARFYAPQIEDRATDFLLMAEEASENDDYWNVLKSLVMVGALDVTRAILRQNRKASQPAFKAAELILASMPVYKEGFPLKKFNSQWEHWHVDAERKIRANTFGSEPELEQILQLVTGSNEHWDAGIKESNEWYEFLPGYLFYTKPTCKPFELKIAAANWLNRWTLLRPCSQLNNMARMISQLMEHDLRLFIYDTQRINDTNWLTTHMIDLIYHSGELKSYFEQNNIDLPALRHSMIYEYGSYLMSTRSLWQLGIDYLDCCKQEGKAAMELLLPRISLRSDRHALKLMSVARKRGLIDVEQEICKVLSRQSFDDERYGNALEWGIRSKDVLLVTGIADFILKNYSQTGNMLCPDVIVHIKSRMFISPRLVFLSKYFEFYELYRSRDFLAAVELLVNLLNSKITPDYFWPSLLIDTVPLLESKDPKIFSNETVAILHHLETELVPIIERNTDKLGNQKNAETVFKDYRAENIDEILNILRLACARNLARSLVIENTSPES; encoded by the exons ATGAATGATAACACAGTATCCACTTTT GAGCTTGGAGACGCCCTGGCCACCCGCTTTGGAAACACACTCACCGGCGTTTTTGTGCCGGGTTCTAAAATAGCGCTCAGCGCCTACCGTCACGTCAAGTGGAATTCAAGAGATGTCCCTAGCGAAACAGCCGGCCAGGATCCCGTGCTCATCTATCTGGCTCAGGAGACTACACTGTTCGACGAGCCTGTACTGCGAAGTCTGCTTGCAGAGTCGAACATCACCTTTGCAACGTTGCAAGAATTGGGTCAGAGGGCTCCAAGGGCAGAATATCTGAGAATTTCACACATGTACCGCAGTGTAGTGCGGGCCAGCCTTGAGAGGCTGGAGCATGCTAAAAAGTCGCCAGAGGTACAGATGGATGAAGAGCGTCAGCAACGCATTAGCGAAACCGTCATTGTCTTCTATGCGGCAGAGTGCCTCTGGCATCTCTTCGAGATTCTCTACATGCAACAAAGTCAGCTTATTGTTCCCCAGCTGCTCGACTGGGCACGTTTTTATGCACCGCAAATCGAGGATCGAGCCACCGATTTTCTACTGATGGCTGAAGAGGCCAGTGAGAATGATGATTATTGGAACGTTCTAAAGTCTCTAGTCATGGTTGGCGCCCTGGACGTCACACGTGCCATCCTTCGCCAGAATCGCAAGGCTAGCCAACCAGCTTTCAAGGCAGCAGAACTGATACTTGCATCCATGCCCGTCTATAAGGAAGGATTTCCACTGAAGAAGTTCAACTCGCAATGGGAGCATTGGCATGTGGATGCGGAGCGTAAGATCCGGGCAAATACATTTGGGTCTGAGCCAGAGCTCGAGCAGATCCTTCAGCTTGTCACAGGCAGCAATGAGCACTGGGATGCCGGCATCAAGGAGTCAAACGAATGGTACGAGTTCCTACCTGGCTACCTGTTCTACACCAAACCCACCTGCAAGCCCTTTGAGCTGAAAATTGCTGCCGCCAATTGGTTGAATCGGTGGACACTTCTCCGGCCCTGCAGCCAGTTGAACAACATGGCCCGAATGATCTCGCAGCTCATGGAGCATGATCTAAGGCTCTTCATTTATGATACCCAGAGGATCAACGACACCAATTGGCTAACCACACATATGATTGATTTGATCTATCATTCCGGAGAGTTAAAGAGCTATTTTGAGCAAAACAACAT TGATCTTCCGGCACTGCGCCACTCTATGATATACGAGTATGGCAGCTATTTGATGAGCACACGGAGCCTATGGCAGCTGGGAATTGATTATTTGGACTGTTGCAAGCAGGAAGGTAAAGCGGCCATGGAGCTACTTCTGCCACGCATATCGCTGCGTAGCGACCGGCATGCCCTTAAGCTCATGAGCGTAGCCAGGAAACGGGGCCTGATTGATGTGGAGCAGGAGATATGCAAAGTCCTGTCCAGGCAATCATTCGATGATGAGCGCTATGGCAACGCCTTAGAATGGGGCATACGGTCCAAGGATGTGCTGTTGGTCACGGGAATAGCTGACTTTATATTGAAG AATTATTCTCAGACGGGCAATATGCTTTGTCCGGATGTCATTGTCCACATTAAAAGTCGCATGTTCATCTCGCCGCGATTAGTTTTCCTCTCCAAGTACTTTGAGTTCTACGAGCTATATCGCAGCCGTGACTTTCTGGCTGCGGTCGAGCTACTGGTCAATCTACTGAACTCCAAAATAACTCCAGATTA CTTCTGGCCCTCTTTGCTCATTGACACAGTGCCACTGCTGGAGTCGAAGGATCCGAAAATCTTCTCAAATGAAACTGTAGCGATTCTGCATCATTTGGAAACGGAGCTGGTGCCCATTATAGAGCGTAACACGGACAAATTAGGAAAC CAGAAAAATGCAGAGACCGTGTTCAAGGACTATCGCGCGGAAAATATAGATGAGATTCTCAATATTTTGCGCCTGGCATGCGCGCGCAATTTGGCCAGGTCCCTAGTCATTGAAAACACAAGTCCAGAATCGTaa
- the Nup75 gene encoding nuclear pore complex protein Nup75 isoform X2, which produces MNDNTVSTFELGDALATRFGNTLTGVFVPGSKIALSAYRHVKWNSRDVPSETAGQDPVLIYLAQETTLFDEPVLRSLLAESNITFATLQELGQRAPRAEYLRISHMYRSVVRASLERLEHAKKSPEVQMDEERQQRISETVIVFYAAECLWHLFEILYMQQSQLIVPQLLDWARFYAPQIEDRATDFLLMAEEASENDDYWNVLKSLVMVGALDVTRAILRQNRKASQPAFKAAELILASMPVYKEGFPLKKFNSQWEHWHVDAERKIRANTFGSEPELEQILQLVTGSNEHWDAGIKESNEWYEFLPGYLFYTKPTCKPFELKIAAANWLNRWTLLRPCSQLNNMARMISQLMEHDLRLFIYDTQRINDTNWLTTHMIDLIYHSGELKSYFEQNNIDLPALRHSMIYEYGSYLMSTRSLWQLGIDYLDCCKQEGKAAMELLLPRISLRSDRHALKLMSVARKRGLIDVEQEICKVLSRQSFDDERYGNALEWGIRSKDVLLVTGIADFILKNYSQTGNMLCPDVIVHIKSRMFISPRLVFLSKYFEFYELYRSRDFLAAVELLVNLLNSKITPDYFWPSLLIDTVPLLESKDPKIFSNETVAILHHLETELVPIIERNTDKLGNKNAETVFKDYRAENIDEILNILRLACARNLARSLVIENTSPES; this is translated from the exons ATGAATGATAACACAGTATCCACTTTT GAGCTTGGAGACGCCCTGGCCACCCGCTTTGGAAACACACTCACCGGCGTTTTTGTGCCGGGTTCTAAAATAGCGCTCAGCGCCTACCGTCACGTCAAGTGGAATTCAAGAGATGTCCCTAGCGAAACAGCCGGCCAGGATCCCGTGCTCATCTATCTGGCTCAGGAGACTACACTGTTCGACGAGCCTGTACTGCGAAGTCTGCTTGCAGAGTCGAACATCACCTTTGCAACGTTGCAAGAATTGGGTCAGAGGGCTCCAAGGGCAGAATATCTGAGAATTTCACACATGTACCGCAGTGTAGTGCGGGCCAGCCTTGAGAGGCTGGAGCATGCTAAAAAGTCGCCAGAGGTACAGATGGATGAAGAGCGTCAGCAACGCATTAGCGAAACCGTCATTGTCTTCTATGCGGCAGAGTGCCTCTGGCATCTCTTCGAGATTCTCTACATGCAACAAAGTCAGCTTATTGTTCCCCAGCTGCTCGACTGGGCACGTTTTTATGCACCGCAAATCGAGGATCGAGCCACCGATTTTCTACTGATGGCTGAAGAGGCCAGTGAGAATGATGATTATTGGAACGTTCTAAAGTCTCTAGTCATGGTTGGCGCCCTGGACGTCACACGTGCCATCCTTCGCCAGAATCGCAAGGCTAGCCAACCAGCTTTCAAGGCAGCAGAACTGATACTTGCATCCATGCCCGTCTATAAGGAAGGATTTCCACTGAAGAAGTTCAACTCGCAATGGGAGCATTGGCATGTGGATGCGGAGCGTAAGATCCGGGCAAATACATTTGGGTCTGAGCCAGAGCTCGAGCAGATCCTTCAGCTTGTCACAGGCAGCAATGAGCACTGGGATGCCGGCATCAAGGAGTCAAACGAATGGTACGAGTTCCTACCTGGCTACCTGTTCTACACCAAACCCACCTGCAAGCCCTTTGAGCTGAAAATTGCTGCCGCCAATTGGTTGAATCGGTGGACACTTCTCCGGCCCTGCAGCCAGTTGAACAACATGGCCCGAATGATCTCGCAGCTCATGGAGCATGATCTAAGGCTCTTCATTTATGATACCCAGAGGATCAACGACACCAATTGGCTAACCACACATATGATTGATTTGATCTATCATTCCGGAGAGTTAAAGAGCTATTTTGAGCAAAACAACAT TGATCTTCCGGCACTGCGCCACTCTATGATATACGAGTATGGCAGCTATTTGATGAGCACACGGAGCCTATGGCAGCTGGGAATTGATTATTTGGACTGTTGCAAGCAGGAAGGTAAAGCGGCCATGGAGCTACTTCTGCCACGCATATCGCTGCGTAGCGACCGGCATGCCCTTAAGCTCATGAGCGTAGCCAGGAAACGGGGCCTGATTGATGTGGAGCAGGAGATATGCAAAGTCCTGTCCAGGCAATCATTCGATGATGAGCGCTATGGCAACGCCTTAGAATGGGGCATACGGTCCAAGGATGTGCTGTTGGTCACGGGAATAGCTGACTTTATATTGAAG AATTATTCTCAGACGGGCAATATGCTTTGTCCGGATGTCATTGTCCACATTAAAAGTCGCATGTTCATCTCGCCGCGATTAGTTTTCCTCTCCAAGTACTTTGAGTTCTACGAGCTATATCGCAGCCGTGACTTTCTGGCTGCGGTCGAGCTACTGGTCAATCTACTGAACTCCAAAATAACTCCAGATTA CTTCTGGCCCTCTTTGCTCATTGACACAGTGCCACTGCTGGAGTCGAAGGATCCGAAAATCTTCTCAAATGAAACTGTAGCGATTCTGCATCATTTGGAAACGGAGCTGGTGCCCATTATAGAGCGTAACACGGACAAATTAGGAAAC AAAAATGCAGAGACCGTGTTCAAGGACTATCGCGCGGAAAATATAGATGAGATTCTCAATATTTTGCGCCTGGCATGCGCGCGCAATTTGGCCAGGTCCCTAGTCATTGAAAACACAAGTCCAGAATCGTaa
- the LOC4804160 gene encoding uncharacterized protein has product MSDEAPISDCAPSTSSLPFNAYHIHLPLYIMDMVRVFQDHPSYVDGIQEATIIEMLKKEPFACGDLEAQVKTALMDLTAKGFVRYIGNGYRTLGPIAKLSNSRSARHFNQTWQRIAALQLPHGGSPEASTSSTGNCPQRGSSC; this is encoded by the exons ATGTCTGACGAGGCCCCGATTAGCGACTGTGCGCCGAGCACTTCGAGTCTGCCCTTCAACGCTTATCATATCCACTTGCCGCTCTACATCATGGACATGGTGCGCGTCTTTCAGGATCATCCCAGCTACGTCGATGGCATACAGGAGGCTACTATCATAGAGATGCTAAAAAAGGA ACCATTCGCCTGTGGCGATCTGGAAGCCCAGGTGAAGACAGCCCTCATGGACCTCACTGCCAAGGGCTTCGTACGTTACATTGGAAATGGGTATCGCACGCTGGGACCTATTGCGAAGCTGTCCAATTCCCGATCTGCGCGCCACTTCAACCAGACATGGCAGCGCATTGCCGCCTTGCAGCTGCCCCACGGTGGCAGCCCGGAGGCTTCCACCAGCAGCACTGGCAATTGCCCTCAGCGCGGGTCCAGCTGCTAA
- the LOC4804161 gene encoding uncharacterized protein, producing MLAGMHSPGSPSAQSQVPPPTPCKSPILDVTETLSLHSEMELELEPKKALYSFGAPHSHGHSHSHSLRLPGLSIPNLINSKNSTLPAFEYIAPPNHALQALEFPLMELNHRVGVGVVGGMFPGFLHRRSRGEKRPIPDAQKDAKYYERRKRNNEAAKKSRDARKIREDRIAFRAALLEQENSILRAQVLALRDELQTVRQLLGATAAGGLLSMPRQM from the coding sequence ATGTTGGCCGGGATGCATTCACCCGGATCGCCTTCAGCTCAGTCACAGGTACCGCCGCCGACGCCCTGTAAATCGCCCATCCTGGACGTGACCGAGACCCTGTCGCTTCATAGCgagatggagctggaactCGAACCGAAAAAAGCGTTGTATTCCTTTGGAGCCCCGCACAGTCAcggtcacagtcacagtcataGCCTACGTCTGCCGGGCCTCAGTATTCCCAACCTGATCAATAGCAAGAATTCCACTCTGCCCGCCTTCGAGTACATCGCTCCGCCGAACCACGCCCTTCAGGCCCTGGAGTTTCCCCTGATGGAGTTGAACCAtcgtgtgggtgtgggtgttgtTGGCGGCATGTTTCCCGGCTTCTTGCACCGACGGTCACGAGGCGAGAAGCGACCGATTCCGGATGCCCAGAAGGATGCCAAGTACTATGAGCGGCGCAAGCGTAACAACGAGGCGGCGAAGAAGTCACGGGATGCCCGCAAGATCCGAGAGGATCGCATTGCCTTTCGGGCCGCTCTTCTCGAGCAGGAGAACTCCATTCTACGGGCTCAGGTGCTGGCCCTACGCGACGAATTGCAGACGGTGCGGCAGCTCCTGGGTGCCACCGCCGCCGGTGGCCTGCTCTCGATGCCTCGCCAGATGTGA
- the LOC26533992 gene encoding uncharacterized protein translates to MIQIKKVFCLLELKWGMLLIGIVELILCSILGGVCRGMHVNVVYYLSLIVSILHIVACVLLIVSIFEPKKELVILYLITGIIRVIVLIVGIIWLICYGLGNKIHNYQPIHTESIIVMVISLVLTVYFWLCVYSWFKKLGGSTPVD, encoded by the exons ATGATTCAGATCAAAAAGGTTTTTTGCCTTCTGGAGCTAAAATGGGGTATGTTACTTATTGGGATCGTGGAATTAATACTGTGTTCTATTCTCGGTGGGGTGTGCAGAG GAATGCACGTAAATGTGGTTTACTATCTCAGCTTGATTGTCTCCATTCTTCACATTGTGGCCTGCGTCCTCCTAATTGTTTCCATTTTCGAG CCTAAGAAAGAGCTGGTTATTCTCTACTTGATAACTGGTATCATACGCGTAATTGTCCTTATAGTGGGCATAATTTGGTTGATCTGTTACGGTTTAGGTAATAAGATACATAATTACCAACCAATCCACACAGAATCCATTATTGTCATGGTCATATCTTTGG TTCTCACCGTGTACTTTTGGCTATGCGTCTACTCATGGTTCAAGAAACTCGGTGGCTCTACCCCAGTGGATTAA
- the AQP gene encoding aquaporin-11 isoform X1, translating to MSMASLGVSGIFMVGCCVAAQIARLVSRRLVTREGIVPILVNEAIAAAELCACCFELIIVADNFGVAAYAVCLFVLTVWWGKVWGDASACPYTHMEDVLEGRTSFKEMALRTWAELMGGCCVYRIVQVFWWLEFAETHKGRAFESCSADLQVSPYLGAVIEGVATLLCRLASKTLSDKEPKFASYIDSFIGTSLVVAVYAFNYALLAAFNFSGGYFNPVLATALKWGCRGHTNFEHIIVYWIGACVGAVLSVPIYKLPIVRRFLLGEDKPKQD from the exons ATGTCGATGGCATCGCTGGGTGTCAGCGGGATCTTTATGGTCGGCTGCTGTGTGGCTGCCCAGATTGCCCGCCTGGTTAGCCGGCGCTTGGTGACACGGGAGGGAATCGTGCCCATTCTGGTCAACGAGGCGATAGCCGCCGCCGAGCTCTGTGCCTGTTGCTTCGAGCTGATCATAG TGGCGGACAACTTTGGCGTGGCGGCCTATGCTGTCTGCCTGTTCGTGCTGACGGTGTGGTGGGGGAAGGTCTGGGGCGACGCCTCCGCCTGCCCCTACACCCACATGGAAGACGTACTGGAGGGGCGCACCAGCTTCAAGGAGATGGCACTGCGAACATGGGCCGAGCTGATGGGCGGCTGCTGCGTCTACCGCATCGTGCAAGTCTTCTGGTGGCTGGAGTTCGCGGAAACCCACAAGGGACGGGCCTTCGAGTCCTGCAGTGCCGATCTACAGGTCAGCCCCTACCTGGGAGCCGTGATTGAGGGCGTGGCCACACTACTGTGCCGCCTGGCATCGAAAACGCTCAGCGACAAGGAGCCCAAGTTCGCCAGCTACATCGACTCCTTCATCGGCACCAGCCTGGTGGTGGCAG TTTACGCTTTCAACTATGCCCTGCTTGCAGCCTTCAACTTCTCCGGCGGCTATTTCAATCCGGTGTTGGCCACCGCCCTCAAGTGGGGATGTCGCGGCCACACCAACTTCGAGCACATCATTGTCTACTGGATTGGTGCCTGTGTTGGTGCTGTGCTCTCGGTGCCGATCTACAAGCTGCCCATCGTTCGACGCTTCCTTCTCGGCGAGGATAAGCCAAAACAGGACTAG
- the AQP gene encoding aquaporin-11 isoform X2 — MSMASLGVSGIFMVGCCVAAQIARLVSRRLVTREGIVPILVNEAIAAAELCACCFELIIVADNFGVAAYAVCLFVLTVWWGKVWGDASACPYTHMEDVLEGRTSFKEMALRTWAELMGGCCVYRIVQVFWWLEFAETHKGRAFESCSADLQVSPYLGAVIEGVATLLCRLASKTLSDKEPKFASYIDSFIGTSLVVAAFNFSGGYFNPVLATALKWGCRGHTNFEHIIVYWIGACVGAVLSVPIYKLPIVRRFLLGEDKPKQD; from the exons ATGTCGATGGCATCGCTGGGTGTCAGCGGGATCTTTATGGTCGGCTGCTGTGTGGCTGCCCAGATTGCCCGCCTGGTTAGCCGGCGCTTGGTGACACGGGAGGGAATCGTGCCCATTCTGGTCAACGAGGCGATAGCCGCCGCCGAGCTCTGTGCCTGTTGCTTCGAGCTGATCATAG TGGCGGACAACTTTGGCGTGGCGGCCTATGCTGTCTGCCTGTTCGTGCTGACGGTGTGGTGGGGGAAGGTCTGGGGCGACGCCTCCGCCTGCCCCTACACCCACATGGAAGACGTACTGGAGGGGCGCACCAGCTTCAAGGAGATGGCACTGCGAACATGGGCCGAGCTGATGGGCGGCTGCTGCGTCTACCGCATCGTGCAAGTCTTCTGGTGGCTGGAGTTCGCGGAAACCCACAAGGGACGGGCCTTCGAGTCCTGCAGTGCCGATCTACAGGTCAGCCCCTACCTGGGAGCCGTGATTGAGGGCGTGGCCACACTACTGTGCCGCCTGGCATCGAAAACGCTCAGCGACAAGGAGCCCAAGTTCGCCAGCTACATCGACTCCTTCATCGGCACCAGCCTGGTGGTGGCAG CCTTCAACTTCTCCGGCGGCTATTTCAATCCGGTGTTGGCCACCGCCCTCAAGTGGGGATGTCGCGGCCACACCAACTTCGAGCACATCATTGTCTACTGGATTGGTGCCTGTGTTGGTGCTGTGCTCTCGGTGCCGATCTACAAGCTGCCCATCGTTCGACGCTTCCTTCTCGGCGAGGATAAGCCAAAACAGGACTAG